The nucleotide window ATCGCATCGGGCGCACGGCGTTCTCGTTCCTCGACCCGCACCAGGCGGTGACGTCGGCGGGTCTCTCGAACGACCGTACGATCGCGTTCGGCTTCTCGCACGCCGGGCGGACCTTCGACACGATCGAGCCGCTGCGCATCGCGAAACAGCACGGCGCCCGCACCGTCGCGATTACGAACTCGCCGAACTCGCCGATCGCGAAGCTCGCGGACCGCACGCTGCTGACCGCGGCACGCGAAACGACGTTCCGTTCGGGCGCGACCGGTTCGCGACTTGCGCAACTGACCGTCGTCGACTGCCTGTTCGTCGCCATCGCGCAGCAGACGTTCGAAGAAAGCATGCGTGCGCTCGAAGGCACCCGGGCGGCGATCGAGGATCTTCGGGGCCGGACCCCCAGCGATGAATAGCTCGACGCGCGCCGACATGCTCGTGGACTCGCTGCAGCCGCTGCTCGAAGAGGGTGTCGAACAACGGCTCTTCAGCGGTGCCTCGGCGGCCGTGACCGTCGACGGGCAGCCCATGGTGATGAACGTCGGCACCCTGGCGTACGAGGACCCGACCGCCGTCACCGACACGACCCTGTTCGATTTGGCGTCGCTCACGAAAACGGTGACGGCGACGGTCATCGTGCGGCTCATCGAACGTGGCGTGATCGACCCGGATGCACCCGTACGAGAAGTGCTCCCCGTCGGCACCGGGGAAGGAGCCGACCGGATCACCATGCGGATGCTGCTGACGCACACCTCGGGGCTGCCGGCCGCGGCATCCGACTGGCGTACCGTGCCGCATCCTCCGCCGGGCGAGCGTTTGCCCGGGGTGTTGCGCACGCCGCTCGAGACCCTGCCGGACGCGGTGTTCCGCTACTCGTGCGTCGGATTCATCGGCGCGGCAGCAGTCGCGGAAGCGGCGACCGGCACACCGCTCGCCGACCTCGTGCGCGACGAGGTATCGCAGCCGCTCGGGCTTGAATCACTCGCCTTCGGGCCCGTCGACCCGGCGATCACGGCCGCGACGGAAGAACGGATGGCTGACGGTCGGGGAGTGGTGCGCGGCGAAGTGCACGACGAGTTGAATTGGTACCTCGGCGGTCGTGCCGGCAACGCCGGGCTGTTCGGGAACGCCGCAGATGTCGCGAAGTTCGCTCAGAGCTTTCTCGACCGCAGCCTGCTGACCAGCGCCGGGCATCGCCTGATGACGACTCAGCAGATTCGGCCCGAACATCAAGCGGAACACGGCCACGGATTCGGGCTGCGCATCGACGACCGGGGGTTCATGGGCGACATCGGCGGGTACGGCCACACCGGGTTCACGGGCACGTCGTGGATGGTGGACCCCGTGCGGCGGACAGCGGCAGCGCTGCTGACGAACCGGGTGCATCCTCGTCGCGAGCATGTCGACATCCAACCGTTCCGACGCCGGTTCGCCGCGCAGCTTGCCGCGGTCGTCACGCCGAGAGATGAAGCGGCCCATGGCTGACGCCACGCGCCTTCGGCCGTTTCAGCCCGGGGACGAGCCGTTCCTCACGGACATCTGCGTGAGAACCGCGGCGTCGGGCGAAGACGCGACGGGGCAGCTGCCGGACGACTCGCTCTGGGCCAACATCTATGCGCTGCCATACGCGGCGCGGCACCCCGACCTGACATTCGTCGTCACCGATGACCGCGACGAGCCGATCGGTTACGTGCTCGGAACGGACGACACGGATGCGTTCGAACGGTGGTTCGCGGCGGAGTACTGGCCGGCCGTGGCGCACCGGTGGCCGGAGCGCGGGAACGCCGAAGACGAGGTCGATCTCAGCGCAGAGCAGGCGAAGGAAGCACGGCTGGTGGGCATCGCGTCCGGGATCGGCTCGCACGCATCGCCGCACGCGACGAGGTACCCCGCGCACTTGCACATCGACCTTCTGCCGCAAGCACAGGGCTCCGGATGGGGGCGGAAACTCATCGACGCACTCGCCGACGCGCTCCGTGAACGCGGCGTGCCCGGCATCCACCTCGGCGTCGGCGTGAACAACGCGAACGCGATCGCCTTCTACCAGCACCTCGGCTTCGTGCCCCTCAACGACGACTCAACCGCTCTCGGCTACGACCTGACCGTGGCCGAATAGGCGCGCTCGGCGACCGTCCCCTACCCCCACGTCGGCAGCGGGACGTGCAGCTGCCGGAAGAGTGAGGGCACGGGGATCGCCGTCCAGACGGGGGAGAAGAAGAGGGTGACGAGGAGGACGGCGGCGAGGAAGACGCCGACGGTGGCGAGGCCGTGTGTGCGGCGCCATCGGTCGAAGAGCAGCCGCTCGAAGGGTGGACCGGCCCCGGGAGCGAGCCATGTTCGAGGGAGCGAGTTGGGTGCGTACTGTTCCGTGAATGCTGCGCATGTCCGACCTTCGCTCCCTCCGGCCAATACTGTTCTGCCATGACGATGATCAGCGATTTCCTCCTGCGAGACGGATCTCACGACGAGTATGCATCGACCCTGGAGATGAACCCGCTGACGGACCGTGACGCTCTCTTGGAGGCTCAGATCCTCGACATTCGGCTCGATGCGCTGACTCGCATGGTCGGCGTGATCTTCGACTTGCGTCAAGCACTTCAGCTTCGCCAGGGCAACACCGGTCTCCTCGTCGGTCGCGGCGTGCGCGCGGCGGCGTGGACCGGTTCAGCAAGGGACACAGCCTTGACTGCGTGGACGGTCGGCGGATCCGTGCCGAAGGTCCGGAACCGAGGGTTCACACTCGACCTTGCGATGTGGCCTGCTCCGGGAGCCCGGCTCGAACTCACTGCTGAGAGCGCGGCGTTCTTCACCGGAGATGCTCCAGGCCTTGGAGAGGCGCCGCCGGATCTTGACGTGAACGATCGGCGAATGATCTCCGACGGGCTTGCGGGGTGGGGCTCACCGTTCGAACCCGTCGCCGCCGCCTTCGTGGCCCCCGCGCGAGGAGCAGCATGAGGTTCGACAGCAAGGTCGCCCGGTTGGTTCCCGACTCCGTTCGGTACGCGGCGATCGGTCTGCTTGTCGTGAGCGCCTTGGAGGTCGTTCATATAGCGGTGAACGGGTGGCGCGAAGCAGTGACGGGCGAACCTTGGATGTTCAATGCCGGAATCATGGTGTTCGCGTTCGTCGCGGTGTTCGTCGCCGGGCCTCCGATCCTGTTGCGGATGCTGGTGCTCCGCGGGTCCCGTTGGTCTGCGCTGGTCATCTCCGCGTATGCGGTCTGGTTGACGTCGACGTTGCTGTTGTTCCCGGACGTCCTCGCGGTCGTCACGACGGTCGTCATCCTCACGGTCGTCGTCCTTGTCTGGACACGGTCGGCGCTCGCGTTCGCCCGTGCCGGGCAGGCGAAGCCTCGGAAGGCAGAGCTCGAGTGAGGTACGAGATGTTGCCTGGTTTCGCAAACGTGTACTTGGAGGACAGCTGGGTGCTCGGTATTCGCTCGCGGCCGGGAGTGCTCGAGTTCGATCTCGAGCTGGTGCTTACCGAGGAGCATCCCCTTTTCCGACCGCCAAACTCCGACGAGCAATACTGCTATCGGAACGCCCGGCTGCTGTTCCAGGGCGTCACAGATCTGAGGTGGGGTAACCAGGACGCGAGCCGCCCAGCTATCGATGCGAACGGCAGCATCGACTTCGGTTCGATCGATTGCTTGGAGCCACACGACGGCATGTACGTCGTGGTCGGCGATTTCGGTCGTATCCAGGTGAGCGCGGATCCACCGGTGATCGACTACACCTGCCGCTGGTAGACGCCCGCGTGGACGGTTCGGCATGCCTGTGAACGGACCGCTGACAGACCTCCGTCCTACCCCCACGTCGGCAGCCAGAAGTGCAGCTGCCGGAAGAGCGGGGGCACGGGGATCGCCGCCCAGACCGGATAGAAGAAGAGGGTGACGAGGAGGACGGCGGTGAGGAAGACGCCGACGGTGGCGAGGCCGCGTGTGCGGCGCCATTCGGGGTCGGTGGGGCGGCCGACGATGAGGCCGATGACGAAGACGAGCGCGAGGATCGTGTAGGGCTGGAAGGCGATCGTGTAGAACTGGAACACGGTGCGCTCGGAGTACATGAGCCACGGCAAGTACCCGGCGACGAGGCCCATCAGGATGAGGCCGACGCGCCATTCGCGGTAGCGGGCGAGGCGGTAGACGAGGTAGAGCACGGCTGCGGCGGCCGCCCACCAGATGAGCGGGTTGCCGATGCCCATGATCGATTCGACGCAGCTGCCGGCGCCGCATGTCGGCGTCTCCTGGGTGTGGAAGTACATGTTGGTCGGGCGGATCATGAGCAGCCAGCTCCACGGGGCCGCCTGCCACGGGTGCGGCGAATGCACGCCGATGTGGTAGTCGTATGCGCTCGAGTGGTAATGCCAGAGGCTCTGCAGCGCCGTCGGCACCCAGGCGAAGAGTCCGCCGGCGGCGTTCGCCGGGTCTTCAGCCCAGTGCCGGTCGTAACCGCCTTCGGTGGCGAACCATCCCGTCCAGCTCGCGAGATAGACGACGAGCGCGACCGGCAGGTACAGCAGCACGGTCACCGGGCCCTGCTTGAGGATCGCCGCCGACGCCCAGAACGGCAGGCCGGCGCGGCGGCGCGCCAGGGCATCCACCACCACCAGGTACACGCCGAACGCGGCGAGGAAGTACAGCCCCGACCATTTCACCGCCGCCGTCGCCCCGAACGCTGCCCCCGCGGCGAACACCCACGGTCTCGCCCACAGCGCCGGCCCCCAGCCGGGGTCGGCCCCTGAGGCTCGTGCGGCATCCACTCGCCGGCGCAGCCGCTCCTCCGACCATCGTCGGTCGAGCAGCACGAACCAGAACCCGAGCAGGGCGAAGAACATCACCCAGGTGTCCAGCAGCGCCACCCGCGACAGCACGATCGCGTGCCCGTCGACGGCGAGCAGGAGGCCGGCGACGACGGCGAGCGCGGTCTGCCCGAAGAGACGGCGGGCGACGAGGGTGAGGATGAGGACGGCGAGTGTTCCGGCCAGCGCGGTCGTCGCACGCCACCAGAATGCGTCGCCGGCGCCGAAGGCGGCCATGCCGAGGCCGATCATCCATTTGCCGAGCGGCGGATGCACGACATACGAGGGGTCGCTGCCGAACACGTCGGTGTCGCCGGCTTCGAAGGAGGCGTTGGCGTCGTCGGGCCAGGTCGCCTCGTAGCCGAGGTGGAGGAGGGTCCACGCGTCCTTCACGTAGTAGGTCTCGTCGAAGACGAGGGCGTGCGGATGCCCGAGGTTCCAGAACCGCAGGATGCCGGCGAGGAGGGTGACGGCGATGGGCCCGGCCCACGTCCATGCGCGGCGGCGGCCGGGGGTGGACAGCATGCGCGCCCACCAGCGGTCGAGGCCGCTGCCGCGGGGTTCGTCGGGCGCGTCGGGTTCGCGGATGCCGACTTCCCCGTCTTCGGTTCGGGGGGTGGATGTCCGGGCGCCGGCTCCGGTCGCCTCACGCGTTCCGGCGTCCCCCGCAGCATCCATGCGCCCATGCTAGGGGAGCGGCCGCGCCCGGCGCAGAGGCGCACGGCCGGGCGAGCCGGGCGCACGTGCGGGAGACTTGGGGCATGATCATCCTCGCGGCCACGCCCATCGGAAACCTCGGCGATGCGTCGGCGCGCCTGCGGGAGACGCTCGAGACGGCATCCACCGTCGCCGCCGAAGACACCCGCGTCGCCCAGCGCCTGTTCGCCGGCCTCGGCATCGCCAACCGGCCGAAGCTCATCGCCCTGCACGAGCACAACGAACGGCAGAAGGCGGCCGAGCTCGCCGAGTTCGCCCGCGACGCCGACCTCGTCGTGCTGACGGACGCCGGGATGCCGACGGTCTCCGACCCCGGGTTCCCGCTCGTGTCGGCCGCGGTGGATGCCGGGGTCGAGGTCACCGTGGTGCCGGGCCCGAGCGCGCCGGTGACGGCGCTTGCGGTGTCGGGGCTGCCGAGCGACCGGTTCGCGTTCGAGGGATTCCTGCCGCGCAAGGCCGGGGATCGCGCCCGCCGTCTCGCGGGACTGGCCGCAGACGAGCGCCCCCTCATCTTCTTCGAGGCGCCCTCGCGGCTGGCGGCGAGCCTCGCCGACCTGGCGACCGCGTTCGGCGCGGATCGGCGCGCGGCCGTCTGCCGTGAGCTCACGAAGCTGCACGAGGAGGTGCGGCGCGGCACCCTCGCCGAGCTCGCCGAATGGGCGGCCGGCGGGGTGCGGGGCGAGATCTGCATCGTCGTGCACGGCGCCCCGCCGCCCGTCGCCGACGCCGATGCGGCCCTCGGGCGGGTGCTCGAACTCGTCGACGGCGGCGAACGGCTGAAGGATGCGGCCGCGCGCGTCGCCGGCGACACCGGCCTCAGTCGCCGCGAGCTGTACGAGGCGGCTCTCGCCGCCCGCCGGGAGCGGTAGGGCTCAATCGCTCGGCCGCCCGACCGGAACGACCCGCAGCAGGTGGGCGAGCCCGAGGAAGTCCTCGACGTTCGTCGTGTAGAGCGGCAGCCCGCGTGAGGCGGCGATCGCGGCGATCATCTGCTCGGCGACGCGAGCGCGCGGCGAACGGCCGGCGTTCCGCACGGCGGCGATGACCTGTCCGTACGAGCGGGCGGCTTCGGCATCGAACGGCAGCGGTTCGAAGACGGCCTCGGCGCGTTGCAGGACGTCGAGGCGCGCGGCGCGTTCGAGCGCGTCGTCGGTGGCGTGGATGCCGGCGGCGAGTTCGGCGAAGGTGATCGCGCTGACGGAGGCCTCGTCGGGCAGCACGGTCTGGTCGAGCCGGGCGAGGTGGATGAGGATGTTCGTGTCGAGGAGGCCCCGCGGGATGCGGGCCGAGCGCGTGCCGTCAGCGGGCATAGGGGTCGTCGACGGTGTGGTCGCTCGCGGCGTCGAGGTCGGCGCGGAACCGGTCGGGATCGGGGGCGGCGGCGCCGCGCCAGGCGGCGAGGAGTCGCGCGGCCGGCACGAACTCGCGTCGCCGGCGCAGCGGGATGAGTTCGGCGATGCCGCGGCCGTCGCGGGTGACGGTGAAGCCCTCGCCGCGTTCGACGGCGTCCATGATCTCGCGCGAGCGCATGCGCAGGTCGCGCTGGCTGAGGTCGTGCGGCAGGCTCATGCCCCAATGGTAGCACCAGGTGCCACCGTGTAGCACGGATCGCCGTGCGCGGGCATCCGTAGGCTGGCCGCATGTGCGCGCGCTCGCCGCGAGCGGCACCGAGGTGCTCGTGCCCGTGCGGAACCGGGAGAAGAGGGAGCGGGCGGCAGCCGGCATCCGCTCATCGGCCCCGGAGGCCCGCATCGCCCTCGCCGACCTCGATCTCGCCCGCCTCGACTCGGTGCGGGCGTTCGCCGGCGGGCCGCACGAGCCCGTCGGCCTCCTGGTGCTGAACGCCGGCGTCGTCACCGCGGGCGAGCACGGCGCCAGCACCACCGCCGACGGCTTCGACCTCGCGATGCAGACGAACTTCCTCGGCCACGCGGAGCTCGTGCTCGGGATGCTGCCGCGGCTCCGCGAGGCGGGCACACGGGTCGTGGTGCAGTCGAGCCTCGCGGCGGCGTTCGGCCGCATCCCCGGGCGTCGTCTCGCATCGGGTGCGGATGCCGCGGCGCGATCCCTCCGCGGCTACCGCCGATCGAAGATCGCCCTCGCGCGAACGCGCGCCGTTCGCCGGCTTCGGCGATCCGGAGGCGGGCCGGTCCGTCTGGGAGTTCGCCGAGCGGATCCACGCCGGCTGAATCCCCGCCCGACACGCGGACGCCTCGACTCCCGCGCGCGAGCGGAGGAGAATAGGAGCGGAACCCGGGGAAGGGGGTCCGAGATGGCACGCGCAGTGCGGTTCTCCGAATTCGGCGGCGTCGAAACCCTCGAGGTCGTCGAGGTGCCTGATCCGCAGCCCGGCGAGGGCGAGGCGATCGTCGAGGTCGTCGCGACCGGGTTGAACCCGGTGGAGATGTCGATCCGCTCGGGGGCGCATCCGTCGCGCTGGCCCGTGGAGTTCCCGGCCGCGCAGGGTCGCGACCTCGCCGGCATCGTGCGCGAGGTCGCCGACGACGTCGACCGGTTCGAACCGGGCGACGAAGTGCTCGGCTGGGTGGATCGCGGCGCGCAGGCCACGCTCGTCGCCGTGCCCGTCGGCCAGCTCGTGCCGAAACCGAAGGAGCTCCCGTGGGAGGTCGCCGGTTCCGTCTACGTCGCCGGCACCACGGCGTGGGCGGCGATCGACACGGCCGCTCCGGGCCCGGGCGACACGGTCGTCGTCACGGCCGCCGCCGGCGGCGTCGGCTGCCTGACCGCGCAGCTCGCCCTCGAACGCGGCGCGCGCGTCATCGGTACGAGCGCCGAGGAACGCCTCGACTTCCTGCAGCAGTTCGGCATCGAAGCCCTCGCGTACGGCTCCGACCTCGAGCGGCGGATCCGCGACCTCGCGCCGGGCGGCGTCAGCGCCTTCTTCGACTTCCTCGGCGGGCAGGCCGACATCGCCCTCGGGCTCGGGGTGCCGCCGGCGCGCGTGCTCACCATCACCGACTGGGATGCGGTCGAGGAGCACGGCGTCACCAAGCTCTACGCGGGCGACCGCATCGCGCTCGAACGCGTGACGGCGCGCCTGGCCGCGCACCGGCTGCAGCTGCCGATCGCCGACGTGTTCCCGCTCGACCGCGTGCAGGATGCGTACCGCGCCCTCGAGAAACGCAGCGCCGCCGGCAAGATCGTGCTCGGCATGGACCTCGTCGACTACCCGGGCCAGCGGGTGCAGGGCGTCGACATCAAAGAGCAGGATGCGACCCTCGGAACGCTGACCCCGCACGAACGGCTCCGCAGCGAGGAGGCCGTGCCGGCCGCGATCGGCGACGGCAGCGTCCGCCGCCGCCACCGCGAGGAGCGCGAACGCGACGAGGAGTCCGAGCGCTGAGGGCGCAGCCCCGTCACACGAGCGGGGCATCCACTCGCGGCCCATAGAATTGCACGCATGGCCGACGGCTCCTCGTTCTACATCACCACGCCCATCTTCTACGTCAACGACGTGCCCCACATCGGGCACGCGTACACGGAGGTGGCGACCGACGTGCTCGCACGCTGGCACCGCCAGGCGGGCGACGACACCTGGATGCTGACGGGGACCGACGAGCACGGCCAGAAGATCCTGCGCACGGCGACCGCGAACGGCGTCACGCCGAAGGAGTGGGCCGACAAGCTCGTGGCGGATGCGTGGATCCCGCTGCTCGAGACCGTCGACGTCGCCAACGACGACTTCATCCGCACCACCGACGAACGTCATGAGCGGAACGTGCAGAAGTTCCTGCAGAAGCTCTACGACGACGGCCACATCTACGCCGGCGAATACGAGGGCTTCTACTGCGTCGGCTGCGAGGAGTACAAGCAGGAGTCCGAGCTCGTCGCCGGCACCGGCGAGTACGAGGGTCAGCTCGTGTGCGCGATCCACTCGAAGCCCGTCGAACTGCTGCACGAGAAGAACTACTTCTTCCGCACCTCGGCCTTCGCCGAACGCCTGCTCGAGCTCTACGAGACCCGCCCCGACTTCGTCCAGCCCGAGTCGGCCCGCAACGAGGTGCTCGGCTGGGTGCGCGCGGGCCTTGCGGACCTGTCGATCTCGCGCTCGACCTTCGACTGGGGCGTCAAGGTGCCCTGGGACGAGTCGCACGTCGTCTACGTCTGGTTCGACGCGCTGCTGAACTACATCACCGCCGCCGGCTACGGCGAGGACGAGGAGCAGTTCGCCAGGCGCTGGCCGGCGCAGCACATCGTCGGCAAAGACATCCTGCGCTTCCACGCCGTCATCTGGCCGGCGATGCTCATGGCCGCCGGCCTCGAGGTGCCCCGCGGCGTCTTCGGGCACGGCTGGCTGCTCGTCGGCGGCGAGAAGATGTCGAAATCGAAGCTCACCGGCATCGCCCCCGAGCAGATCACCGAGACCTTCGGCTCCGATGCGTTCCGCTATTACTTCATGCGCGCGATCCACTTCGGCCAGGACGGCTCGTTCTCGTGGGAGGATCTCGCGGCCCGCTACCAGGCGGAGCTCGCCAACGGCTTCGGCAACCTCGCCTCGCGCGTGATCGCGATGATCACCCGCTACTGCGACGGCGTCGTGCCGGCCGCCGGGGCCCTCGAGCCTGCCGACGAGCGGATCCGCGCCGTCGAGCGTGCCGCGACCGAGCGGTCGTGGGCGGCCGTCGGCGGCCTGCACATCGACGAGGCCATCGCCGAGGTGTGGCAGCTGGTGGATGCCCTGAACGGCTACCTCACCGAGCAGGAGCCGTGGGCGCTCGCGAAGGACCCGGCGAAGCGCGAACGGCTCGGGACCGTGCTCGCGACCGCGTACCGCGGGCTCGGCACGCTCGCCGTGCTGCTCTCGCCGGTCGCGCCGAAGGCGACCGCGAAGCTGTGGACGGCGCTCGGCGCCCCCGGGGCCGTCGCGGACGCCCGCATCGACCGCGCCGACCACGCCGTGCTCGGCGAGCGCGTCGCCCCCCTCGAGGCGCTGTTCCCGCGCATCGAATCCGGGGAGTGAGGCCGGCCGTGAGCGAGGCACACCTCCGCGCCCGCTCCGACGGGGGCAGGCACGAGTACCCGCCGTCGCCCGAGCCGCTGCCGGTGGCCGTCTACGACAACCACACGCACCTCGAGATCGCCGACGGCGCCCTGCCCATCGACGCCGCCGAGCACCTCGCGCGCGCCGAAGCGGTCGGCGTCGCCGGTGTCGTGCAGGTCGGCACCGACCTCGCCACGAGCCGTTGGTCGGCCGAACTGGCCGCCGCCGACGCCCGCGTGCTCGCCGCCGTCGCTCTGCACCCGAACGACGCGCCCGGCCTCGAAGCATCCAGCGCCCTCGACGAACACCTCGCCGGCATCGACGAGCTCGCCGCCCGCCCACGGGTGCGCGCCGTCGGCGAGACGGGGCTCGACTTCTTCCGCACCGACGACGAGGGCCGCCCCGCCCAGTTCCGCTCCTTCGAAGCGCATATCGACATCGCCAGGCGGCACGGCCTGGCCCTGCAGATCCACGACCGCGACGCGCACGACGACGTCGTGGCGACCCTGCGCCGGGTCGGGGCGCCGGAGCGCACCGTGTTCCACTGCTTCTCGGGCGGCGAAGAGCTCGCCCGGATCGCGGCGGATGCCGGCTGGTACTGCTCATTCGCAGGCAACGTCACGTTCAAGAACGCCGAGAACCTCCGCGAAGCGCTCCGCATCCTGCCGCGGGAGCTCATCATGGTCGAGACCGACGCCCCCTACCTCACGCCGACGCCGCTGCGGGGGCGCCCGAACGCGCCCTACCTCGTACCGCACACCGTGCGGTTCATGGCCGAGGTGCTCGGCGCCGACCTCGCCGAACTGTGCACGCAGCTCGCGGCGAACACCGTCGCCGTGTACGGCTCATGGCAGGATGAGGCCGTGGACGGGTCGACCGGCGGGGCGAGCGGGGCATGAGCGGGTACCGGCCCGATGCGGACGCCGGCGGCGGCGAGCCCGCGGCATCCACTCCGCGCCTGCTCGGCCCGGCCGAGATCCGCGACCTCGCCGAACTCCTCGGCGTCACCCCGACGAAGAAGCTCGGGCAGAACTTCGTACACGACGCCAACACGGTCCGCCGCATCGTGCAGGCTGCCGGCGTCGAGCCGGGCGAAACGGTGCTCGAGATCGGCCCCGGGCTCGGATCCCTCACCCTCGGACTGCTGGAGACCGGCGCACGCGTCATCGCCGTCGAGATCGACCGGCGCCTCGCCGAACAGCTGCCGCGCACCGTCGAGCTCATGCAGCCGGGCGCTTCGCTCACCGTCGTCGCCGAGGACGCGCTGAAGGTGCGGGAGCTGCCGGGCGAGCCCGTCCGTCTCGTCGCGAACCTGCCGTACAACGTCTCCGTCCCCGTGCTGCTGCACCTGCTGGAACACGTCCCCTCGCTCGCGAGCGGCATCGTCATGGTGCAGGCCGAAGTCGGGCACCGCCTGGCCGCGGCACCCGGCTCGAAGGTCTACGGTGCACCGAGCGTCAAGGCCGCCTGGTACGCCGACTGGCGCACCGCCGGGCAGGTGTCCCGCCAGGTGTTCTGGCCGGTGCCGAATGTCGACTCGGTGCTCGTCGCCTTCGAACGCCACGACCCGCCCGGCACCGAGACCGAACGGGCCGCGACCTTCGCCCTCGTCGACGCCGCCTTCCAGCAGCGCCGCAAGATGCTCCGCCAATCGCTCTCCGGCAGGCTCGGCGGCACCACGGCATCCGCCGCCGCCGTGCTCGAATCGGCCGGCATCGACCCGGCCGCCCGCGGCGAACAGCTGACCGTCGCCGACTTCCTCGCCATCGCCCGGGCGCACCTGGGATCCGGTCCGGCAGGGGTCCAGCTCCCGCCGCCCGCGGCGAGCAGCTGACCGTGGCCGACTTCCTCGCGATCGCCCGGGTGCACCCCGCCGACTGACCGGCTTCCCGCCATCGCTCTGGCGCCCGGCGCGCCCGCACGCTAGCGTGGCGGCATGGGGGAGCGGGGGACGCGGCGCCCGGGGGCCGCACGTCGCGGCGTCGGCGCGAGCACGGAACTGACCGGCAACGAGGCCGTCGAACGCGCCACCGGCAAGAGCCGCGACGCCTGGTTCGCCCTGCTCGACGGCGAGGACGCGACCACTCGCACGCACACCGAGATCGCCCGGCTGCTCGTCGAGGACTTCGGGGTGGATGCGTGGTGGGCGCAGGGCCTCACGGTCGCCTACGAGCAGGTGCGCGGCATCCGACTGCCCGGCCAGCGCGCCGACGGCAGCTTCGAGGTCTCCGTCACGCGCACCCTGCCGGGCAGCGAGGGGCGCACGGAGGACGAGGTGCTCGCCGCGCTGATCGCCGGCCTCGTGGCGCGCCTCGGCCGCGAACCGGATGCCGTCAGCCGCGGCGTGAAGTACCCGACGGCCAGGTGGCGGCTCGATGAGGGGGCGCTCACGGCATCCGCGAGCCCGACGCCGTCGGGGCGGACGCAGATCGGCATCACGCGCACGGGCCTCGCGACGGGCGGGGGCCTCGGCGATCTCAAGGGGGAATACCGGGAATGGCTCGCGAGCATCGAATGACCACCGGCCGGGCCGGCACCCGCGCATCCGTTAGCGTTGACGTGCGACGATCGCGACAGCTCCCCGGCGCGTCGCGACCGGGCGGCCAGGGCCACGCGATGCGCCGGCCCCGTGGCGGGAACCGCTCGTGAGCGG belongs to Agromyces archimandritae and includes:
- the metG gene encoding methionine--tRNA ligase — translated: MADGSSFYITTPIFYVNDVPHIGHAYTEVATDVLARWHRQAGDDTWMLTGTDEHGQKILRTATANGVTPKEWADKLVADAWIPLLETVDVANDDFIRTTDERHERNVQKFLQKLYDDGHIYAGEYEGFYCVGCEEYKQESELVAGTGEYEGQLVCAIHSKPVELLHEKNYFFRTSAFAERLLELYETRPDFVQPESARNEVLGWVRAGLADLSISRSTFDWGVKVPWDESHVVYVWFDALLNYITAAGYGEDEEQFARRWPAQHIVGKDILRFHAVIWPAMLMAAGLEVPRGVFGHGWLLVGGEKMSKSKLTGIAPEQITETFGSDAFRYYFMRAIHFGQDGSFSWEDLAARYQAELANGFGNLASRVIAMITRYCDGVVPAAGALEPADERIRAVERAATERSWAAVGGLHIDEAIAEVWQLVDALNGYLTEQEPWALAKDPAKRERLGTVLATAYRGLGTLAVLLSPVAPKATAKLWTALGAPGAVADARIDRADHAVLGERVAPLEALFPRIESGE
- a CDS encoding TatD family hydrolase, translating into MSEAHLRARSDGGRHEYPPSPEPLPVAVYDNHTHLEIADGALPIDAAEHLARAEAVGVAGVVQVGTDLATSRWSAELAAADARVLAAVALHPNDAPGLEASSALDEHLAGIDELAARPRVRAVGETGLDFFRTDDEGRPAQFRSFEAHIDIARRHGLALQIHDRDAHDDVVATLRRVGAPERTVFHCFSGGEELARIAADAGWYCSFAGNVTFKNAENLREALRILPRELIMVETDAPYLTPTPLRGRPNAPYLVPHTVRFMAEVLGADLAELCTQLAANTVAVYGSWQDEAVDGSTGGASGA
- the rsmA gene encoding 16S rRNA (adenine(1518)-N(6)/adenine(1519)-N(6))-dimethyltransferase RsmA is translated as MSGYRPDADAGGGEPAASTPRLLGPAEIRDLAELLGVTPTKKLGQNFVHDANTVRRIVQAAGVEPGETVLEIGPGLGSLTLGLLETGARVIAVEIDRRLAEQLPRTVELMQPGASLTVVAEDALKVRELPGEPVRLVANLPYNVSVPVLLHLLEHVPSLASGIVMVQAEVGHRLAAAPGSKVYGAPSVKAAWYADWRTAGQVSRQVFWPVPNVDSVLVAFERHDPPGTETERAATFALVDAAFQQRRKMLRQSLSGRLGGTTASAAAVLESAGIDPAARGEQLTVADFLAIARAHLGSGPAGVQLPPPAASS